The window tggactcgacggcatttctccattggtctgtctgcttgggggcagggacaataatacgtcctgctgcattcgttatttcaaagggaggtttaggattttcattctcacacacggtgcacaaagcaggactcaacctttgctgtaaactaaacaagctgcccacagattctggcagccacaatgagcatttgggtgagagctcagacctgcccctgtcccagagggagacaggggtcatatgtgtggggactggaccactgacctacccgctcctaactcccaaactttcagtaactctattgtcagtgcctgtgagtgttatttaaaccataagaaaaaccaccctgggctagaccaaaggcccatctagctctgaatcttgtcttctgacagtagccaatagcaggtgccccaacaaccagtcaataaggcaccactgggaattgaacccagaatctcctgtttacgaaacagatgctttagccagctaagccatggtgcctgtggcAAAGAAGGGGCTAAAAGACACTTTCTGTccccacctgactccctgccatcaccgggtcctgacaagctttgcttgtgtttggattctgcaaagcagaggagcaggtgagggtttccttgcaagctgtgtgtgagtgaatctttggccaggtctgcactacaaagttgtttcagcagaattatattgctctggtgtgtgaaaaacacacaacgctccctcggttggcagcttgtggctggtgtacacactgcaatgccatgtctggcgacaaaagtgccctgttttggtgacaaaataaaacgacttcaatgagagagctagagctttttgcagcaaacttaaagtaacagagtaaatgctgctgttcattatatcaccataactggccttccccagtatcccacaatgcctgctgtgaactcggctgccctgcactcctgctacagagccatgggcccctcccctttcatcgctctgggaagttctgacagctgagcctgctgctccgctccggcagccaggagcaaatcactgccgtggatgctgctctctcccgccctgcgaacacagagcagggtggtgggaacttcctgtaggggggccactggcatccgaactgtgacacacccatgacaccccttccctggaggaggctcttaccttctaaacagggacttctgttttctagtaaaatcactaaaagggaaggagaaaactcgaaagagtttcctcctggcgctcacgtgcctgaacccaaatactctcttagtcctcagagagagacctggagaaggagacttgctgaagcaaagccacaggggtctctgaggtttccctggcccctcccccctctcctgcctggctgatgtcagcatctctctgtgaggtcaccacctccccaccacctttgaccaatagtctgaggtcctgccaaaggcctttgtgatgtcactgccacacccctcccttgctgtgctaatgtcctgcccctggccaggcacttgggaggtttgagctactccctgtggatcaccccactcaaggagcgttcgttctaggcagcaagccggctagacagggaaacatcagacgctgctcccaatgctacactcagtttttcagaaattagttgactttatggccagaagagaccattagagcatctaatctgaccccctgcatatcacaggcctcctgtatgacacaatagctacttttgggcaaacacattccagaaaggcatctagtctccattagatgacatcaagagatggagaatccaccactttccctagaagacatttttctccagccctcagaacatttggtggctctttgctattgaacgagctcaacctgtttagtttatcgaaagaagattgaaaggtgatttcactgaagtgttgaaaggccttaatggagagaaaagattggctattaaagggctctttaatcgagcagagaaaggcataacaagacccaatggctggaaggtgaaaagagacaaattcatatattacatctaaggcacaaatattcaacagcgaggatgattcacgacaggaacaagctcccaaggaaagtggtggattctaattctaattccttatgaatattctgtgtgtttgtgtctgcaggggaggaacatgctctatgcccagaggactttattcctcccgcctgcaaggacagaggggatgtcaaggagttgcttcttcaaaccccccccccgaaaggcccttcttaggaaaggcaaaatcctggagagaaagagtaacactgaACAAGACTCCAGAAAGACAGGCTTTTATTATCACAGTGAGAAGtttttcacctgaccagggacttgaaccctggaccctcagattaaaagtctgatgctctaccaactgcgCCTGCTGTTGAGGAGGAGCTACTGCCGCTCAAGGCCCCCCCTTCACGCGACGCGCCATGGCCGCCAACCCCATCGTGTTCTTCGATATCGCCGCCGACAGTGAGCCGTTGGGGCGCATCACCTTCGAGCTGTTTGCAGACAAGGTTCCAAAGACAGCAGAAAACTTCCGTGCCCTGACCactggggagaaaggatttggtTACAAGGGGTCCTGCTTTCACAGGATCATTCCTGGATTCATGTGCCAGGGTGGTGACTTTACATGTCATAATGGAACTGGTGGCAAATCCATCTATGGTGAGAAGTTTCGTGATGAGAACTTCATCCTGAAGCATACAGGTGCTGGCATTTTGTCTATGGCAAATGCTGGCCCCAACACAAATGGATCCCAGTTCTTCATCTGCACAGCTAAGACTGAGTGGTTGGATGGGAAGCATGTTGTCTTTGGCTGCGTCAAAGATGGGATGGAGGTGGTGAAGGCAATGTCTAGCTATGGAGCAAAAGACGGCAAAACAAAGAAGAAGATCACCATTACTAACTGTGGGCAGCTGTCATAAAATTCCTTTTTGTCTTAACCAACCATTCCTTCTGTAGCTGGGGCTAACATACCATGGTGTTTAGCCCCTTGTAATCCTTGTGTTCCTGACTTACTGCTGCATTTCTATTGAGTTTCATTTCCCTTATCTTCACAAGTCTAGCTGCACTGCAGAGTTAAGTTTATGATTATGAAATTAAAACAAGctaaaccacaaaaaaaaaaaaaaaaaaactgaactagccaggctcacatatgAAAAGCACaacttggtgcagaggtgaagctagtcaagaaaaagcgagacaaccacaataggggaaacctgctgctctctctctcttcccagccctggcctggcctggtattagagctggttaaaaagacgggaaaatatcggcatctaccagccattcatagctgtacaagactcaggcacaatacagaggtgcccatctgcaagtgccgaatggttggattggctaatgcagcctgtagacaTCCATGACACACTGGGATatagagccaagtgtccatcaccatcattatttcaaagggataatgataatggtagcaaggttcacaactgactcagcagttgcatacaaaggtgcatgtttggcagcaaagtgggggtgtggggggggatacGGCGCGGCTgaagcagcaaagcgggggggacACAAtgtggctggagtggcaaagtggcgggggacaacacaaaaacggtggggctggagcagcaaagcagggtggtggggggaaaaacaacggtgcagctggcaaagcaggggaaaaacaaaaaaaaccctacagggcggccggagccagtggactccctgtgctgcagagtgcgcgcccggtctagtgggggcggggggaaggggagggagcgggggggagagagaaggggggcggccagcgcttcagcggggcactcaccacgcggccccgaccgccgcgccgcctggcaccctcactccttctctagactaaccagtcctaatatactgtaacatggttatattccaccaccttcactggttacacccaacaaaatgaattatacagcagacagaaacaatcacagaaccagacagagaccatgcaaataaacatacaaaacaatacagaagggaggatttcacagctacatctatacagacataagggttttccagctgtgtctattgataagtgagttcttgccagacaggatgctaccaaactaagtttccctttctctggaggtgataagaatatcagggcaggattgtattcctaacagcccaatcgcaccttatttcagtgtgactagttgggaatgtgaggatgtgaccagacacttcccaacttctggctgcctttgctgcttagcccaagaaccaggcctcagactgtcacagtaagagaaggccattacacagacagacagtgattttttattctttcttttatatctttataactagctaagtgataaaaatacacctacattcttaaagtacaggcctctgcagacaggcctgaatctctgtatcctaacagtcctccaggtcaggcagcctctgggtaagggggtggggactcagatccttccacaggccaattccaccagggtcgtGTATAAGCCAGGGAAGTTtgccacaatagccagaccagatgccccctttacacttgtgctctgtcctcattgcttctctctctcccttccccccatctctgctgctccccctctgggctttctcagcacctggccccacagcgcttcctggcagccagagactgcaCTTTCTACACCTGCTCCTGtagatgtggcctctctcctgattgctaaggaaaggaacctttccaggaaatggccacagcttctgggaatccctgtgtggctgtgaacagagtttggctcctggcacacaaggcaactttaAAGCTGGGTACCTAGACAGGGTCTTCAACCCCGggccctcagattaagagcctgatgctccagcaactgagctacctgggcgTGTTGAAAAACATCTTCACCGTTCAtcacaagagtgagcaggcaggcaaaagagaggcaaacaaagtcccaggaacccctcctctttttctgcacagccactgcctgtcagcaggattcctcctcctcttccctcctgtgcctcagtgtgactaaatctccacacctagacagccggtccatccgctgcaccccaatcccccatgcctgagcctccctgccaaagccctgcacctggctccagagaattaagtctggTGTCTCGCTGgaaactcgacttcttgtgcccaaagagtctcggccccctcagcagatgacctgagaaacacagtgtccggcttttccaaagaagtgtttagaccccctcatcatgtggcctaaaggataaggcatctccctgtggatcggatgattcaggatttgagtcccctcgtggttgtgctcactttgtgctgcatgtcctgctttcttcacagctggaacctcttcttggccgctcaggccaatgctctggcttcagctagagccccgggaaggagttgggggttgggtgtcacaaaggctggggcatgagccccaggtgcttccagtctcgcctttgcccttcctgacttgccaaagaaactgGGCGGcttcactgccaaagtgagcacctggagtgggaatggtcagaggccccaccaggggggctggccctgctttcctaccatcttctgatgttggccacagagcatcagcagccgccctgcgtgctggcctgtgggtggccttcagtgggggtttggcatggcagggagcagcctggccaggtgtctttgtggctgtctgaAGGCCACATATAGGCATGGTCCTGCTCTTGCCCCACCCTCAGTTGCTCtgtagcttttaagccttcccttggagctgtcagcaccagccgcctctgctctaggtgcccagaggaggagaggtgctgggctccagcctgggactctgcctccctcctgcctagccctgactatgaagcctggccctgaccctccttccttcgagcgccatgtgggcaagaggaaaagcacagtagcaagtgccaaacttgtgggcatcaggtgaagccaTGAGAATCCCAACTCTCAGGTGTCAGTAGccagttctagagccctgacccactgcagccGTCCCACCCAGAGACCTGAGTCACCCAACAGGATGGGAAAGACTTGTTCTTGTACAacaggagacagggaagttgagcactgtgagctccagggctttaccacaaacCAACACAAGGTCCTACTGAGAtctgaactcagattgcaggattcagagtcctgagtgctgagaaagcccagagggggagcagcagagatggggggaagagagacagagaagcaatgaggacagagcacaagtgtacagggggatcaggtctggctattgtggggaacttccctggtttatacacgacCCTGGTGCAATTGGCcagagaaaggatctgagtccccacccccttacccagaggctgcctgaccccaaggacgctctttctactctcctgtgtggcagagacctcgtaaccccgacaaggctgggcccaggaatcctggggggtttgatgacccccaatcttgtcatgctcacttgaacagggctacggtgtccccactctgggcacttccctgacccactcctctCTGCATGTGCTTCAAGCGAACACtatttattacccagcaatcaatgtaaaacataaggaaagatgggaaaggaaaacacgtcaccctgttctgtggcgcagggagatcacaaccagcatctctggagggtcagggcaggtcacagtctctccctcacatgtcccaggcctcctccccaggccctggctgtgctgcagggacaccacgggctggacacttgctctggcagtggccacatgctctagGTGACAGGACCCTTGTTTccagtgtcagcccccatgtaggggatatgatccccccaccccgaaaagtctggcctgcaagatctcttgacAGGTGGCACctccttgcactgggccttctgcccagggtccccctcgctctcccacgctgctcactgcacccacctccagccccagtgctgctgcggctctgcctccagctccctgggctgctcctctggctccgcttgctgcagctcttctcccagcacagatctgctccctgggcagcttctacggctcgtgctgctgcggctcggctcccagcacagatctgctctggttct is drawn from Mauremys mutica isolate MM-2020 ecotype Southern unplaced genomic scaffold, ASM2049712v1 Super-Scaffold_100331, whole genome shotgun sequence and contains these coding sequences:
- the LOC123360922 gene encoding peptidyl-prolyl cis-trans isomerase A, which produces MAANPIVFFDIAADSEPLGRITFELFADKVPKTAENFRALTTGEKGFGYKGSCFHRIIPGFMCQGGDFTCHNGTGGKSIYGEKFRDENFILKHTGAGILSMANAGPNTNGSQFFICTAKTEWLDGKHVVFGCVKDGMEVVKAMSSYGAKDGKTKKKITITNCGQLS